DNA from Evansella sp. LMS18:
GTTGAAAGCCTTAATTCCTATCAGTTTGACAAAGCATTCATTGGAGCAAACGGCGCGGATACCGACAGCGGATTCACAACCCCTGATCCCGAAGAAGCTCTGATTAAAAGTACAGCGATTGACAAAGCTAATAATGCCTATGTGCTGGCAGATCATTCGAAATTCGGGGATGTCTCTTTTTCTAAGATTAAGAATTTAAATGAGGCTGAAATTATTACCTCAGAGAAGCTGGATAAAGAGCTTCAGGACAAATACAGAAAATACACTGAACTTAAGGTGGTGCACATCAATTGATCTACACCGTGACGTTAAATCCATCTGTTGATTATATTGTTTCAGTCAATGACTTTAAGCTTGGAGAAATAAACCGGACAATAAAACAATTTAAAAATCCAGGCGGTAAAGGGATTAATATATCCAGGGTGCTGAACAATCTTGCGCAAGAAAGTACAGCGCTCGGTTTTGTCGGCGGATTTACAGGAGAATTTATTCAGGATTCGCTCGAGAAAGAAAATGTTTTTACCGATTTTATTAAGGTGAACGGGGATTCGAGAATTAATGTAAAGCTAAAATCCAATGAGGAGACTGAAATAAACGGCCAGTCTCCCGAGATTACCGCTGAGGATATAGAGCAGCTGAAACAGAAGCTCCAGGCATTAAAGGAGGATGATTACCTCGTTTTTGCCGGCAGCGTCCCGGCAGGGCTTTCTCCGGATATTTACAATGAATTACTGGAGGAGCTCAGCTCTAAAGATGTAAAAGTCATTATTGATACGAGTGGGAAGGCTCTTAAAGAAAGCCTTCATTCAGCCCCTTTTCTCATAAAACCAAACCATCATGAACTGGGGGAGCTGTTTGAGGACCACGAAATAACTTTAGAAAAGGCTGTGACTTACGGCAGAAAAATAGTTGAAGCTGGTGTACAGAACGTCATAGTCTCTATGGCTGGGGAAGGTGCCTTATTTATTAATAAGGATCTGGCATTGTTCGGAAATGTTCCGGAAGGGCAAGTGAAAAACTCAGTTGGAGCAGGAGATTCAGTGGTTGCAGGGTTCATTGCTTCCTATGCTGCCAATAGTAATTATGAAGAAGCTTTCAGATACAGTATCGCAGCCGGCAGTGCCACAGCTTTTTCTGATGGTTTTTGTGACCAGGAAAGCATCCAGAGACTAATTAACGAAATTAACATAACGACTCTTTAAGGGGAAGGGGATTAATATGAGAATATCTGATTTGCTTCAGAAAAACACCATGATACTGGAATTAGCATCAACTGGCAAAAATCAGGTTATAGAAGAGCTGGCAGACAAGCTTGACAGAGCCGGAAAGCTTGCTGATAAGCAGAAATATATAGAAGCGATAAAACTGCGGGAGGAGCAGAGCTCAACCGGTATTGGCGACGGGGTAGCTATCCCTCATGCAAAAACAAGCGCTGTAAAAGAACCAGCGATTGTTTTTGGCCGTTCCAAATCAGGAGTGGATTATGATTCGCTTGATGGCCAGCCAAGCCACTTGTTCTTCATGATCGCCGCCAGTGAAGGAGCGAACAATGAGCATCTTCAGACACTGTCAAGGCTGTCTACACTTCTTATAGATGCTGATTTTCGTGAAGTGTTAATGAAAGCGGAAAATGAGGAAGAGATTCTTACTGCAATTGACGAGAAAGAAAAAACAAAGCTGGATGATCAGGCAGAGGAAGAAAAGCCCCAGGAAGCAGATGAAAAATACATTCTGGCGGTTACAGGCTGTCCAACTGGGATTGCCCACACATACATGGCTGCCGATTCGTTAAAAGACAAAGCAAAGGCTATGGGTGTAAGTATTAAAGTGGAAACTAACGGATCTGACGGGGTTAAAAACCGGCTGACTCCTGAGGACATAGAAAAGGCCGATGCAATTATAATTGCCGCTGATACTAAGATAGAGAAAGAACGGTTTGCCGGGAAGCCTGTGATTGACGCTCCTGTAACTGACGGTATACGCCGTCCGGAAGAGCTGATTACAAAAGCTGTAAAGGGAGATGCTCCGATTTTCCAGGGGGAAGGCGGAGGCGGCAGCCGCGGAGAAGAAGCGCCTGCTAAACAGAAGTCAGGATTTTATAAGCATTTAATGAACGGTGTTTCCAACATGCTGCCATTCGTTGTCGGTGGCGGGATACTAATCGCTCTATCGTTCTTTTTTGGAATAAACGCGGCTGATCCTAATCATCCGGATTATCACCCGTTTGCTGAGGCGTTAGATATTATCGGAGGCGGAAGCGCCTTCGGACTGATGATTCCCGTGCTTGCAGGCTTTATCGCCATGAGTATTGCTGACCGCCCTGGTCTGGCTCCAGGTATGGTAGCTGGTCTTATTGCTTCAACTGGTGATGCAGGATTTTTAGGCGGAATCATTGCCGGGTTTTTAGCGGGTTATATTGTAGTACTCCTTAAGAGAGTATTTACTTTTATGCCGGCTTCTCTGGCAGGTATTAAAACAATACTGGTTTATCCATTGTTCGGGATATTCTTTGCCGGTTATATTATGCTCACGTTTATTGTGGAGCCAGTCCAGGCCTTCAATACAATGCTTGAAGGATGGCTCGCCGGGATGGGCACCGGAAATATTGTTTTAATGGGTATAATTTTAGGTGCTATGATGGCCATAGATATGGGTGGGCCGATTAACAAAGCTGCTTTTACATTTGGTATTGCTATGATCGATGCAGGCAACTACGCTCCTCATGCAGCTATAATGGCGGGAGGGATGGTTCCGCCGCTGGGAATTGCTCTGGCAACAACTTTATTTAAAAAGAAGTTCAATAAACAGGAACTTGAAGCAGGAAAAACAAACTATGTTATGGGACTTTCTTTTATTACTGAGGGAGCTATTCCTTTCGCTGCAGCTGACCCGGCCAGGGTGATCCCATCAGTTGTTGCAGGTTCAGCCGTTGCAGGAGGGCTCGCGATGCTGTTCAACAACACGTTGATGGCCCCTCATGGCGGTGCATTCGTAGTTTTTGTAGCAGTAGAAAACTGGCCGCTGTATATTCTTGCTATACTCGCTGGTGCTGCGGTGACCGCGGTTATGCTCGGTATTTTGAAAAAGCCTTTAAAATAATTTAATATAATATATTCAGATAGAGACCGGTCAGGCGTTGTTCGCCTGGCCGGTTTCTTGTACAGAGTAGATCACAGGGTAATCAGTTAAAACAGGGCCAGATGAGATTATGTAATGCTTTTCTGAGGAGGACTGGTTGTTAATCCGTGATAATCAGCAAGTTTTCAATCAAAAAAAAGAAAAAATAAAACTAATTCTGACATTTCGGAACCGAAAGTATGTTACCATAGTAAAAAAAGGAGGTTATTTCATGGTATCTTATAACAGTCAGAGTTATCCATATGCTTCACAAAGAATGGTTACATACGGACGCAACGGAATGGTTGCAACATCCCAGCCTCTTGCTTCACAGGCAGGGCTTGATATTTTGAAGAAAGGCGGTAATGCTATCGATGCTGCAATCGCCACTGCAGCTTGCCTTACTGTGGTAGAACCAACATCCAACGGAATTGGAGGAGATGCGTTCGCCCTTGTCTGGACAAAGGGAGAGCTGCATGGCCTTAATTCAAGCGGCCAGTCGCCGCAATCGATTTCAATCGATAAGCTGAAAGAGCAGGGAATCGATGAAATCCCCAAATACGGATGGACACCTGTAACAGTGCCAGGTGCTCCTGCTGCGTGGGCAGAACTGTCAAAACGATTCGGGAAACTTCCTTTGAAGGAAGTATTGCAGCCTGCTATCGACTACGCAAGAGACGGGTATCCCCTGAGCCCGGTTCTCGCTTATTACTGGGACAGAGCAGCGCAAAATTTCTCAAAAGAGCTTAAAGGCGAGGAGTTTAAAAGCTGGTTCGACACGTTTGCACCAGAAGGAAAAGCTCCAAAAACAGGAGATGTCTGGCGCTCAGAAGGCCACGCGCAGACACTCGAGAAAATTGGTGAAACAAATGGGGAAGCTTTCTATAAAGGGGAGCTTGCTGATAAAATTGATGCGTTTTCCAAAGAGTATGGCGGGTATTTAACTAAAGAGGACCTGGAAGCATTCCAGCCTGAATGGGTAAAACCAATCAGCGTAAATTATAAAGGATACGATGTCTGGGAAATCCCTCCAAACGGCCAGGGGCTTGTAGCACTAATGGCGTTAAATATGCTGAAAAACGATGAATTTACGAGCAGAGACACAAGCGATACTTTCCACAGGCAGATTGAGGCGATGAAACTTGCTTTCGCTGATGGAGAGAAGTACATTACAGAAGAAAGTAAAATGAGCAGGAAAACCGAAGATCTGCTGAGTGAAGCATACGGCAAGAAACGCCGTTCCTTAATCGGTGAGGAAGCATTAACTCCTGAAGCTGGAAATCCTTCACAGGGTGGCACGGTATATCTCGCTGCAGCAGACGGAGAAGGAAATATGGTTTCGTTCATTCAAAGTAATTACATGGGATTTGGTTCCGGGCTCGTAGTGCCAGGGACAGGTATTTCCCTTCAGAACCGGGGGCATAATTTCAGCCTTGATCCTGAACACGACAATTGTCTTGAGCCAGGGAAGCGTACATACCATACTATTATTCCTGGTTTTCTTACAAAAGGCAGCGAACCGGTTGGTCCATTCGGAGTTATGGGAGGATTCATGCAGCCACAGGGACACATGCAGGTTGTCATGAATACGATTGACTTTAGCCTTAACCCACAGGCAGCTCTTGATGCTCCGAGATGGCAGTGGATGAAAGATAAGAAAGTTCTTCTTGAGCAGTCGGTTCCAAACTTCCTTGCCAATGAACTTGCTGCCAAAGGACACGATATCCAGGTTACTCATCAGTCCGGAAGTTTTGGAAGAGGGCAGATTATCTGGCGGGACCCAGAAACAGGAGTTCTTGCCGGTGGAACTGAATCGAGAACAGATGGGGCCATCTCCGTTTATTAAATTGTTCTGAGAAGGAGTGGCTGATTGCAATGAAACACGCACAGATTTTTATGGCATTCTTCCGGGCAGGAATGCTTGGGTATGGCGGCGGGCCGGCTTCCATACCCTTAATACTTGCTGAAGTAAAAAGGTACGGCTGGATGGACGATGATGAATTTTCCGATATACTCGCAATCGGGAACACCCTTCCAGGGCCGATAGCTACAAAAATGGCTGGTTACATCGGGTACAGGGTTGGCGGCATCCTTGGAATGTTAAACGCAATAGTTGCCTCTGTTTTTCCAACAGTGGTGCTTATGATTATTCTCCTTGTATCTCTTGCTTCTTTCCGGGATTACCCATGGGTTCAGGGAATGACCAATGGGGTTGTACCGGTAGTAGCTGTCATGCTCGGTGCCTTAACTTGGGGCTTTATTAAACGTTCTAAGCAGGATT
Protein-coding regions in this window:
- a CDS encoding chromate transporter; this encodes MKHAQIFMAFFRAGMLGYGGGPASIPLILAEVKRYGWMDDDEFSDILAIGNTLPGPIATKMAGYIGYRVGGILGMLNAIVASVFPTVVLMIILLVSLASFRDYPWVQGMTNGVVPVVAVMLGALTWGFIKRSKQDFGWMKVIILLIGSILLIEIFGIHPALVILALLLFVFFRKPEKEQLKKEGETE
- the ggt gene encoding gamma-glutamyltransferase — protein: MVSYNSQSYPYASQRMVTYGRNGMVATSQPLASQAGLDILKKGGNAIDAAIATAACLTVVEPTSNGIGGDAFALVWTKGELHGLNSSGQSPQSISIDKLKEQGIDEIPKYGWTPVTVPGAPAAWAELSKRFGKLPLKEVLQPAIDYARDGYPLSPVLAYYWDRAAQNFSKELKGEEFKSWFDTFAPEGKAPKTGDVWRSEGHAQTLEKIGETNGEAFYKGELADKIDAFSKEYGGYLTKEDLEAFQPEWVKPISVNYKGYDVWEIPPNGQGLVALMALNMLKNDEFTSRDTSDTFHRQIEAMKLAFADGEKYITEESKMSRKTEDLLSEAYGKKRRSLIGEEALTPEAGNPSQGGTVYLAAADGEGNMVSFIQSNYMGFGSGLVVPGTGISLQNRGHNFSLDPEHDNCLEPGKRTYHTIIPGFLTKGSEPVGPFGVMGGFMQPQGHMQVVMNTIDFSLNPQAALDAPRWQWMKDKKVLLEQSVPNFLANELAAKGHDIQVTHQSGSFGRGQIIWRDPETGVLAGGTESRTDGAISVY
- the pfkB gene encoding 1-phosphofructokinase, whose amino-acid sequence is MIYTVTLNPSVDYIVSVNDFKLGEINRTIKQFKNPGGKGINISRVLNNLAQESTALGFVGGFTGEFIQDSLEKENVFTDFIKVNGDSRINVKLKSNEETEINGQSPEITAEDIEQLKQKLQALKEDDYLVFAGSVPAGLSPDIYNELLEELSSKDVKVIIDTSGKALKESLHSAPFLIKPNHHELGELFEDHEITLEKAVTYGRKIVEAGVQNVIVSMAGEGALFINKDLALFGNVPEGQVKNSVGAGDSVVAGFIASYAANSNYEEAFRYSIAAGSATAFSDGFCDQESIQRLINEINITTL
- a CDS encoding PTS fructose transporter subunit IIABC; translation: MRISDLLQKNTMILELASTGKNQVIEELADKLDRAGKLADKQKYIEAIKLREEQSSTGIGDGVAIPHAKTSAVKEPAIVFGRSKSGVDYDSLDGQPSHLFFMIAASEGANNEHLQTLSRLSTLLIDADFREVLMKAENEEEILTAIDEKEKTKLDDQAEEEKPQEADEKYILAVTGCPTGIAHTYMAADSLKDKAKAMGVSIKVETNGSDGVKNRLTPEDIEKADAIIIAADTKIEKERFAGKPVIDAPVTDGIRRPEELITKAVKGDAPIFQGEGGGGSRGEEAPAKQKSGFYKHLMNGVSNMLPFVVGGGILIALSFFFGINAADPNHPDYHPFAEALDIIGGGSAFGLMIPVLAGFIAMSIADRPGLAPGMVAGLIASTGDAGFLGGIIAGFLAGYIVVLLKRVFTFMPASLAGIKTILVYPLFGIFFAGYIMLTFIVEPVQAFNTMLEGWLAGMGTGNIVLMGIILGAMMAIDMGGPINKAAFTFGIAMIDAGNYAPHAAIMAGGMVPPLGIALATTLFKKKFNKQELEAGKTNYVMGLSFITEGAIPFAAADPARVIPSVVAGSAVAGGLAMLFNNTLMAPHGGAFVVFVAVENWPLYILAILAGAAVTAVMLGILKKPLK